The sequence below is a genomic window from Manis pentadactyla isolate mManPen7 chromosome 17, mManPen7.hap1, whole genome shotgun sequence.
CCAAGAACCTTCGGCGGCCCTCTCTCCGTTCCACCGGCACTTGGTGGCAAGGGAATCGCGAATTCTGGTTGGCTCAGTCCAAATTTCCGTCATTCGTCAGCTCACCTACCATTGGTTGGCAGAGTGTGCGCAAGAGCAAACCGCCCAGCCTGGCCGGGTCCTAGAACGTGGGTTGGCTGATTCAGCGGCTAGACCTTTCCCCCATTGGCTGATGGCTGAGCATCACGTGGTATAAGTGGCTCTCTATTGGTCGAGAATGGTACCATGAGCTACAGAAACGTTGATCTGGTTGGTTGGGATGAAACCCAGCTTCCTAGTAGGTGCCCCAGCGAGCTGTTGCTATGAGGTGTCTCTGGGTCTCTGCTGTGAGGTGCTGCGATTCGGGGTTCCGCTCTCCCCGTAGCTAACAGGGCGTGGGAAGAGCGCGACATCAGTCTGGCACTGaagaggggcagggctgggggaaaGTGGGCGGGACGCCCGGCGACGTCAGCGGGCGTGGGTCCGGCTTCCGTGGTCTCTGGCCTCTGCCGCCTCAGGCACTGGGCTATAGGGACCTGTCACCTCTCTGTGTCTTGACGcttaaaacaaaacttcattTCGTTGTGTTTATTTGTCCCCTTAAACAAAGCTTCTAGTTATGTTTATACAAATAAAGTTCTCCGGGATGCTGACAGACTTGCTGGTGTCAGGCAAAGTCCCGCACGCCACGACCTCCTTTGGGATCTTGCTCGTCGTCTTCTCCCTCCTCGCCTCAGGTTAAAGCCTGGCGCTGCTCTGGCCCCTCTAACGTCACGTCTTCTCCAAATTCCACGGGAGAGATTCTCAGGTGGTTCCCGGCTCAGTAGGACGAACTGTGCAGACTCAGTACGCAGCACCTCGAGTTCGATGGGGCATGCGGATGGGGAGTTCCTGAGGGACAGAGGTAGTGGTTTATCTAAGCAAGGGCTGAGGCGTCCGCGTGGCGCAGTCTCCCGGGAACGCGCGCGGCAAGTCGCCTAGGCAACGGGGAGCAGGGGCGGGGCTGCCTCTCCAGGCCCCGCCCCaccaggccccgcccccggcgGCGCTGCGCTTGGGCTCGGGCGCGCGCTCTGGCGCCGGGggaagcggcggcggcggcgggcggggaGCTGGGCGTGGAGGCGTGAGGGGCGGGGCGGACGGCACTGCGGGCCCGCGGCTCGGGCGGCTCCGGCGGTAGAGCTCGGCGCTCGTCCTCAGTGCCTGCCGGCGCCCGCGGGCCGCACTGCCGCCCGGCTCGGCCCCTGCCCCGGGCTGCTGCTCCCTCCGCCGGCGCCCGGGGGGCCGCGGCGGCCGTGAGGTGGGGGCGGCCGCGAGAGGCGGCGGGGCTGGCCGCCGGCTCACGTTCCGGGGGCGCAGCGCGGCGGGCGTAGGTCTATgtcgcgggcggcggcggcggcggcggccgcggaGGGACGATGCGCGAGTACAAAGTGGTGGTGCTGGGCTCGGGCGGGGTCGGCAAATCCGCCCTGACCGTGCAGTTCGTGACCGGCACCTTCATTGAGAAATACGACCCCACCATCGAGGACTTCTACCGCAAGGAGATCGAGGTGGACTCGTCGCCGTCGGTGCTGGAGATCCTGGACACCGCGGGCACGGAGCAGTTCGCGTCCATGCGGGACCTATACATCAAGAACGGCCAGGGCTTCATCCTCGTCTACAGCCTCGTCAACCAGCAGAGCTTCCAGGACATCAAGCCCATGCGGGACCAGATCATCCGAGTAAAGCGGTGAGAGGGCCGGGGGCGGGAAGGGGCTTCGCGGTGCGGCCGGCAGCCAGCGTCCCGGGGCCAGAACTCCCCAGTGCTCGGGCGGCCGTGGGCAGGGCGAGCTGTCTGGAGATGGCTCTGGGGTCTGACgctttataataaaatttttgccagcatcaccatcatcatcatctgaAATCTCAAATTTGAGTGCTTTGTTTCACAACTCAAATTTGGCATCCCGTGGACCCACAGCACAGTTCTTTGTCTCTTGGATATTATTCTCAGCGCTTGTACAGAACcccaaaggaaacaaagtttaaaaCTTGCTGGGGGAAAAGGGTAGGTTTGTGTTAGGAAGAGGGGAGTAGTGCAAGTATAGTGGAGACGTTTTCAGATGGAACCCCTCAAAAAATCTACGTTTGCAATATTTGACAGCAAAATTGCTCATACATACATGGTAAAAATGCCAGGTCCGGAGAAAGAGACCTTTCTCATCTCGTAAAAAAG
It includes:
- the RAP2A gene encoding ras-related protein Rap-2a isoform X1, producing MREYKVVVLGSGGVGKSALTVQFVTGTFIEKYDPTIEDFYRKEIEVDSSPSVLEILDTAGTEQFASMRDLYIKNGQGFILVYSLVNQQSFQDIKPMRDQIIRVKRYEKVPVILVGNKVDLESEREVSSNEGRALAEEWGCPFMETSAKSKTMVDELFAEIVRQMNYAAQPDKDAPCCSACNIQ
- the RAP2A gene encoding ras-related protein Rap-2a isoform X2 — protein: MREYKVVVLGSGGVGKSALTVQFVTGTFIEKYDPTIEDFYRKEIEVDSSPSVLEILDTAGTEQFASMRDLYIKNGQGFILVYSLVNQQSFQDIKPMRDQIIRVKRVNHGPNLKYPGTYYPRPVVLGKKTKNLQRDLPRPSIPGSLPVFLGLTSCNPPCPLDSSTLT